The following proteins are co-located in the Candidatus Hydrogenedentota bacterium genome:
- a CDS encoding zf-TFIIB domain-containing protein — protein sequence MECPVCKEPLIVLEYEDVEVDYCAGCQGVWLDAGELELLFGDRAVTQGFMTAGNSAQAPREQARRCPICGKKMAKHTTGGAAPVLYDRCPRGDGLWFDAGELATVLRYGSPAPGGEEVARWLREMFPERANAPQRSE from the coding sequence ATGGAATGTCCCGTCTGCAAAGAACCGCTTATCGTCCTCGAGTATGAGGACGTCGAGGTGGACTATTGCGCCGGCTGCCAGGGTGTCTGGCTCGACGCGGGCGAACTCGAATTGCTGTTCGGCGACCGCGCCGTGACGCAGGGTTTCATGACGGCGGGCAACAGCGCGCAGGCGCCGCGCGAACAGGCGCGGCGTTGCCCCATTTGCGGGAAGAAGATGGCCAAGCACACGACGGGCGGCGCCGCGCCAGTGCTGTATGACCGATGCCCGCGCGGCGACGGGCTGTGGTTTGACGCGGGCGAACTGGCCACGGTCCTGCGATACGGCAGCCCGGCGCCCGGCGGCGAGGAAGTGGCGCGCTGGCTCCGGGAAATGTTCCCGGAACGGGCCAACGCGCCTCAGCGCAGCGAATAA
- a CDS encoding zinc-binding dehydrogenase yields the protein WLTDGALEIVVNHVLPLERAAEAQQLIAERKTTGKVVLRVED from the coding sequence AGTGGCTGACAGACGGCGCACTGGAAATCGTCGTCAACCATGTCCTGCCGTTGGAGCGCGCCGCAGAGGCCCAACAACTGATCGCCGAACGGAAAACGACCGGGAAGGTCGTGCTGAGAGTGGAGGATTAG
- a CDS encoding transposase, which produces MGDEKRTRRQFTSEDKAEAVKRHVVGGEAVSSVCEDLGIAPNLFYRWQKDLFDHAAAAFEVKGRSLGMDSRTRKLEASRCIPLTSMAGKSHPPAVLREQLPARFPVATCEVLVCLPDAAGKPGLRTLFILAGKGATMCRFDKRPYVGGRRLHRRMGRAPEMGS; this is translated from the coding sequence ATGGGCGACGAGAAGCGAACACGGAGGCAGTTTACGTCTGAAGACAAGGCCGAAGCGGTGAAGCGGCACGTGGTGGGCGGCGAGGCGGTGTCGTCGGTCTGCGAGGACCTGGGGATCGCGCCGAATCTGTTCTACCGTTGGCAAAAGGATCTGTTCGACCACGCGGCGGCGGCGTTCGAGGTAAAGGGCCGGAGCTTGGGCATGGACAGCAGGACGCGCAAGCTTGAGGCGTCCCGTTGCATTCCGTTGACCTCCATGGCCGGAAAATCCCATCCTCCAGCCGTGTTGCGCGAACAGTTGCCGGCGCGCTTTCCGGTGGCAACGTGCGAAGTCCTGGTGTGTTTGCCAGACGCCGCCGGCAAGCCGGGCCTGAGAACCTTATTTATCCTGGCGGGAAAAGGTGCTACGATGTGCCGGTTCGACAAGCGACCCTACGTCGGGGGCCGGCGCTTGCACCGGCGAATGGGTCGCGCGCCGGAAATGGGTTCTTGA
- a CDS encoding flagellar biosynthesis anti-sigma factor FlgM, which produces MVTIQGIGGLPEPKPDRAEKVRAEREEEARRAAAAESADKSPDDVAVISSEARAAAEVAKIVRLSKAESGVRADRVAEAKASIERADYKKPEEVSKVAERLLKYLT; this is translated from the coding sequence ATGGTGACGATTCAGGGCATAGGTGGTCTGCCGGAGCCGAAACCGGACCGGGCGGAGAAAGTCCGCGCGGAACGGGAGGAAGAGGCCCGGCGCGCCGCGGCAGCGGAATCCGCGGACAAGTCCCCGGACGATGTCGCCGTTATCAGCAGCGAAGCGCGAGCCGCTGCCGAGGTCGCCAAGATCGTGCGCCTGAGCAAGGCGGAATCCGGCGTGCGCGCCGACCGCGTGGCCGAGGCGAAAGCGAGTATTGAGCGCGCCGACTACAAGAAGCCCGAAGAAGTCAGTAAGGTCGCGGAGCGGCTGCTCAAGTACCTTACCTGA
- a CDS encoding LemA family protein translates to MSAGIIVLLVLAGLAALFVLWMIGVYNVLVRLRNEVRNAWSQIDVQLKRRHDLIPNLVETAKGYMQHERQTLENVTRARNLAAGASGHGVGEQAKAESGLSQALSSFFVVVEQYPDLKANQNFLALQEELTSTENKISFARQAYNDQAMQLNNKVEMFPSNVVAGIFSFKQAEFFEIEAPAEREAPKVSFS, encoded by the coding sequence ATGAGCGCAGGTATCATCGTATTGCTCGTGCTTGCCGGACTGGCGGCGTTGTTTGTCCTGTGGATGATTGGCGTGTACAACGTGCTGGTCCGTCTGCGCAATGAAGTGCGCAATGCGTGGTCGCAGATTGACGTGCAGCTCAAGCGCCGGCACGACCTGATCCCGAATCTCGTCGAGACGGCCAAGGGCTACATGCAGCACGAGCGGCAAACGCTCGAGAATGTCACGCGCGCGCGCAATCTCGCGGCGGGCGCATCGGGGCACGGTGTCGGCGAGCAGGCAAAGGCGGAATCCGGCCTGAGTCAGGCGTTGAGCAGCTTCTTTGTCGTGGTCGAGCAGTATCCCGACCTGAAGGCAAACCAGAATTTCCTCGCGCTGCAGGAAGAGCTCACCTCGACCGAAAACAAGATCAGTTTCGCGCGCCAGGCTTACAACGACCAGGCCATGCAACTCAACAACAAGGTCGAGATGTTCCCCAGCAACGTCGTCGCAGGCATATTCAGCTTCAAACAAGCGGAATTCTTCGAGATCGAAGCCCCGGCCGAACGCGAAGCCCCGAAAGTCAGTTTCTCCTGA
- a CDS encoding Gfo/Idh/MocA family oxidoreductase — translation MNNSRRTFLKQMSLLSSAPLILPSAIWAAETKPNDRIVMGFIGMGKQGRYLLDAFLHHKRTRVVAVCDVDTTRRTAAQEQVNAYYAANPKRGAADCSAYNDFREITARAGIDAVCIATPDHWHAIPAIAALQSGKDVYCEKPLTHNIHEAVAIMNAAKANQRILQTGSMQRSMTEFRVACELVRNGAIGKVSHVECSFGPPGVPCDLPEEEMEPGLDWDFWVGPAPMRPYNSVLSPRGVHDHFPDWRKYQEFGGGAVCDWGAHHVDIAQWGLGMDDSGPLEARPPDDAAAASGAVLVYDQGIRVIHTNGFGAHFHGENGEVKVNRGQFEFWRDGARVAGFVNREEGGSLTAALNFVEKEYLSNAPVKLYVSQDHLRNFLDCAESRNRPITDEVVGGRSAICCHLLNQAYYHHAVIKWEPKEMRFAEGGGAPEWLTRDYRAPWSV, via the coding sequence ATGAATAACAGCCGCCGTACGTTTCTCAAGCAGATGTCTTTGCTGTCCTCCGCGCCGTTGATCCTGCCGTCCGCGATATGGGCTGCGGAGACGAAACCCAATGACCGCATCGTGATGGGCTTTATCGGCATGGGCAAGCAGGGCCGGTATCTGCTGGATGCATTCCTGCACCACAAACGGACCCGTGTCGTCGCGGTCTGCGACGTGGACACGACGCGCCGCACAGCCGCGCAGGAGCAGGTGAATGCGTACTACGCCGCGAACCCCAAGCGCGGCGCCGCCGATTGCAGCGCATACAACGATTTCCGGGAAATTACCGCACGGGCCGGCATCGACGCGGTGTGCATCGCCACGCCGGACCACTGGCATGCTATTCCGGCCATCGCGGCGCTGCAGTCCGGCAAAGACGTCTATTGCGAGAAGCCGCTGACACACAATATTCACGAAGCGGTTGCCATCATGAACGCAGCGAAGGCGAACCAGCGCATTCTGCAGACCGGCTCCATGCAGCGTTCGATGACGGAATTCCGCGTGGCCTGCGAACTCGTGCGCAACGGCGCCATCGGCAAGGTCAGCCATGTCGAGTGCAGCTTTGGCCCGCCCGGCGTACCTTGCGACCTGCCGGAAGAGGAAATGGAACCCGGGCTCGACTGGGACTTCTGGGTCGGCCCTGCGCCGATGCGCCCGTACAACTCCGTGTTGAGCCCGCGCGGCGTGCACGACCATTTTCCCGACTGGCGCAAGTACCAGGAATTTGGCGGCGGCGCGGTGTGCGACTGGGGCGCGCACCATGTTGACATTGCGCAATGGGGGTTGGGCATGGACGATAGCGGGCCGCTCGAAGCGCGACCGCCGGACGACGCGGCCGCGGCCAGCGGCGCGGTTTTGGTCTACGACCAGGGTATTCGTGTCATCCATACGAATGGATTTGGCGCGCATTTCCACGGGGAAAACGGCGAGGTGAAGGTCAATCGCGGTCAGTTCGAGTTCTGGCGCGACGGCGCCAGGGTCGCCGGCTTCGTGAACCGCGAGGAAGGCGGGTCGCTTACCGCCGCGCTCAACTTTGTCGAAAAGGAGTACCTCAGTAACGCGCCCGTCAAGCTGTACGTCAGCCAAGACCACCTCCGCAACTTCCTGGACTGCGCCGAGTCGCGCAACCGCCCGATCACCGACGAAGTGGTCGGTGGCCGCAGCGCTATCTGTTGTCATCTTCTGAATCAGGCCTATTACCACCATGCGGTGATCAAGTGGGAGCCGAAGGAAATGCGTTTCGCCGAGGGCGGCGGCGCTCCCGAATGGCTTACACGCGACTACCGCGCGCCGTGGAGCGTCTGA
- a CDS encoding glycosyltransferase, translating into MPTLSVILIVKNEAPRIAACLSSVRAIADEIVVGDTGSTDSTAALAKAAGARVLSIVWRDDFAAARNETIRAASGDWLLHIDADEMLDPDGARRIRGLVDRDGCGADAVELVLANYCDDPRAWRWTPVEPDAEYARGFSGYIRAELLRLFRNRMGFEYREPVHENITESVIERGGRILRENILIHHYGYDPACARQGGKGAFYLAIARRKMAGQPENPKALHDFAEQALACGLTAEAEAACRNALALDPRHTASALTLANILLNRGDLEAARPLLEAVEQQGNAPPHAITALAAIDCREGRLDDARRRLEAVLEADPKPVLAHVGLARVLDRLGQPARALHELELARDLAPKLAEFQHLVRAHILRTEAEGLFQKGLPEDALPTLVEALHLDPEDPFTHNGLGVVLHALGQCARARESLERALRLAPGLAAARHNLAALENGVRGPSGG; encoded by the coding sequence ATGCCAACCCTCTCCGTCATCCTGATCGTCAAGAACGAGGCCCCGCGAATAGCGGCGTGCCTGTCGAGCGTGCGTGCCATTGCGGACGAGATCGTGGTCGGTGATACAGGCTCAACGGACAGCACCGCCGCGCTGGCCAAGGCAGCGGGCGCGCGGGTCTTATCCATCGTGTGGCGAGACGACTTCGCGGCGGCGCGCAACGAGACCATCCGCGCCGCATCAGGGGACTGGCTGTTGCATATCGATGCGGATGAGATGCTCGATCCGGACGGCGCGCGGCGCATTCGCGGCCTCGTGGACCGGGACGGCTGCGGTGCGGACGCGGTGGAGCTGGTGCTGGCGAACTATTGCGATGACCCGAGGGCGTGGCGATGGACGCCCGTTGAGCCGGACGCCGAATACGCACGAGGCTTCTCCGGCTATATCCGCGCGGAACTGTTGCGCCTGTTCCGCAACCGCATGGGATTCGAATACCGCGAACCGGTGCACGAGAACATCACCGAGAGCGTCATCGAGCGCGGAGGCCGCATTCTCCGGGAGAATATCCTCATCCATCACTACGGCTACGACCCCGCATGCGCGCGGCAGGGCGGCAAAGGCGCGTTCTACCTTGCCATTGCGCGCCGCAAGATGGCCGGCCAACCGGAAAACCCGAAGGCGCTGCACGATTTCGCGGAACAGGCGCTGGCCTGCGGCCTGACAGCCGAAGCCGAAGCCGCCTGCCGCAATGCGCTGGCTCTCGACCCGCGGCACACCGCGTCGGCGCTCACGCTGGCGAACATCCTGTTAAACCGCGGTGACCTCGAAGCAGCGCGGCCCCTGCTGGAAGCAGTCGAGCAGCAGGGCAATGCCCCTCCGCATGCTATAACGGCGCTGGCCGCGATCGATTGCCGGGAAGGGCGGCTGGACGACGCCCGGCGCAGGCTCGAAGCCGTGCTGGAGGCGGACCCGAAACCGGTTCTGGCGCATGTGGGGCTTGCGCGAGTGCTGGACCGGCTCGGGCAACCCGCCCGGGCGCTCCATGAACTGGAACTGGCCCGGGACCTTGCCCCGAAACTCGCTGAGTTCCAGCACCTGGTGCGCGCGCATATCTTGCGCACCGAAGCCGAAGGCTTGTTTCAAAAGGGACTCCCGGAGGACGCGCTCCCCACGCTGGTCGAAGCGTTGCATCTCGACCCGGAAGACCCTTTCACGCACAACGGCCTCGGCGTCGTGCTCCACGCATTAGGGCAGTGTGCGAGAGCGCGCGAGAGCCTCGAACGCGCGCTCAGACTTGCGCCCGGCCTTGCCGCCGCACGGCATAACCTCGCCGCGCTCGAAAACGGCGTCCGCGGGCCGTCTGGCGGGTGA